ACCTCGTATCAGCCTGGGCGGCTAGCTCAGTGGGAGAGCGCTACCTTGACACGGTAGAGGTCGCTGGTTCGATCCCAGCGTCGCCCACCCAGGTATCTCAGCAGGTCAGAAGGCCTCCCTCGGGAGGCCTTCACCGCTTTCGGCTACAGAAGCCCTCGCCGCCACCCGGACGGGTGGCGGACGAGGGCTTCCGGTGCTCGCGTCCTCATGGGGGGAAGGACGCGACGCAACTTCAACGATACAAGTTTCATCCGGACCGGGAGCGGCTCCCCACCCCGGGCGTCGCCCGTCATTCCGCGTCGGCCAGCCAGTCGAGGGCGTTCGTCCAGAGCTTGTCGTCCCGGCCGCCGTCGAGATGGGACAACCCGGGATGTACGTCGACCCGGATCCGCCGGGCACTGTCCGGATCCCGCTCGACGAGCCGGTCCCGGAACCGGAGCGCACCGTCCGCCGGGACGTGGGTGTCCGCCGCACCGCACTGGAAGTCGATCGCCACATTCCGGCGGTAGGCGTCGACATGACTGAGCGGGTCGAGGGCGTCGTAGAACCATCGCGCGTAGGAGTCGGCCGCGCCCTGCTCCAGCAGTTCGGACGGGTCGCCGAGCGCGGTCATCCCTGGCCGGGTCCAGTCGGGGGTCGAGACGATCCCGCTGACCCGCGTGATGCGCGCGTCGATGCCCGCCAGGGCGACCGCGACGTCGCCGCCCATCGACACTCCCCCGGCGACCCGTGGGCCGGGTACGGCGAACTCCTGGTCGATCCAGTCGAGTACCCGCAGGCACTCCACCGTGGTCCGGCCGAGCAGCGGCCACATCCGGCGCCGGAACGCCGACAGGATCGCACCGGCGAGCTCCTGCGGCGGAAGGGTCCCGCGGCGCCCGTGACCTGGTGGATCGAAGCTGACCGCGAGCAGTCCACGGTCGGCCAGCCGGGTGAGCATCGGGACGGTCTGCCCGGTCGAGCCACCGAGGTGGGTCAGCCACAGCGCCGCACCCCTCGGTCGGGATTCGGGCAGCAGCCAGACGACCGGGATTCCGTCAATCTCGCGACTCTGCACTGACGGTTCGGCCATCGGCCGAAGCTAACAGTCCCGTCGCTAACCGGCCCCGAGACGTTGGGCGCGCGCCTGCAGGTAGCGCTGTTCGGGGATGCTCAGCGTGCGCTGTGCGGCGCGCTCGTAGCAGGCGCGCGCCGCCGGCCGGTCTCCGGCGAGCTCGAGCAGGTGCGCGCGGACGGCGTCGACCCGATGGGAGCCGGCGAGCGCCGGATCGACGGTCGCCGCGGCCAGTTGCTCGAGCCCGGCCCGCGGACCGTCGACCATCGCGACGCCGACGATCCGGCCCAGCGTCACCATCGGACCCGGCGCAACCGTGTCCAGCAGGTCGTAGAGCACGAGGATCTGCGGCCAGTCGGTGTCCACGGCCCGGGACGCCTCGTCGTGTACGGCGGCGATCGCGGCCTGCAGTTGGTAGGGCCCGACCGGCGCCGTGGCCAGGGTGGCGGTGATCAGCGCGACCCCTTCGGCGATGGCCTGCGTATCCCACGTGCTGCGGTCCTGCTCGGCGAGCGGGACGAGTGCGCCGTCGCCGTCGGTGCGAGCACGGCGACGCGCGTCGGTGAGCAGCATCAGCGCGAGCAGCCCGGCGACCTCGCCGTCCTCGGGCAGCCGGTCGCGCAGCTGCCGGGTCAGCCGGATCGCCTCGCCCGAGAGCTCGACCCGGTGCAGCTGCGTCCCGGAGCTGGCGGTGTAGCCCTCGTTGAAGATCAGGTACAGCACCGCACGCACCGCTGCCATCCGGGCCGCGCGCTCGGCCTCCGCCGGCATCCGGAACTCCGCACCGCTCGCCTTGATCTGACGCTTGGCCCGGCTGATGCGCTGGGCCACGGTGGACTCCGGGACGAGCAGCGCGCGGGCGATCTCCGGTGTGGTCAGCCCGCCGACGGCGCGCAGGGTCAGCGCGACCTGCGACGTTTCGCTGAGCGACGGGTGGCAGCACAGCATCAGCAGCGTGAGCGTGTCGTCCACCGCCGACCCCGGCACCGCGTCCGGCGTCAACGACGTCGCGGACTCCTCCCGGCGCCGCCGGGCCGTCTCGTTGCGCCACAGCTCGGTCCACCGCCGGGCGGCGACCGTGATCAGCCAGCCCTTCGGGTTGGCGGGTACGCCGTCGGCCGGCCATTGCACCGACGCCGCGAGCAGGGCCTCCTGCACCGCGTCCTCGCAGGTGTCGAAACCGCCGTAGCGGCGGACGAGTACGGCGAGGACCTGCGGCGCCAGGTCCCGCAGCACGTCTTCGACGGCCGTCGTATCGCTCATCTCATCTCACCCCCCGTCCCTCCCCGACTTCCATGATCGTGATCGGACAAAGCCGCGAAACGCCGTACTGATCCGATCACGATCATGGGAGGGGGGCGGTGGGGCATCCGGCGGCTAATGGACGTAGGCGCGGAGCCCGGCGAGCAGGGCGGCGAGCGCGGCCTTCGCGTCACCGAACAGCATCGCCGTACGCGGCGCGACGTAGAGCTCGTTGTCGATGCCGGCGTAGCCGTGGCCGAGCGAGCGTTTGATGACGATCGTGCTGCGCGCCTTGTCGACGTCGAGGATGGGCATCCCCGACACCGCGTTGCCGGGGCGGCGCGCGGCCGGGTTGGTGACGTCGTTGGCGCCGACCACGAGGACGACGTCGGTGGTGGCGAACTGCGGGTTGATCTCCTCGAGGTCCCGCAGGAGCGGATACGGCGCGTCGGCCTCCGCGAGCAGGACGTTCATGTGGCCGGGCATCCGGCCGGCGACCGGGTGGATGCCATAGGTGACGTCGACGCCGTGGTCGATGAGCGCCTCGGCGAGCTTCACGGCCTCCCCCTGGGCCTGCGCCGCGGCCAGGCCGTAGCCGGGCACGATGACGACCTTCGAGGCGTACGCGAGTTGCAGCGCGGCGTCGTCGACGGTGACCTCGCGGGCAGTGGCACCGCCGAGCGTGGCGGGGGCGCCGGCCTCCTCGTCACCGGTCCCGAAACCGCCCGCGATGATGCTCACCAGCGAACGGTTCATCGCGTCGGCCATCAGCTTGGTCAGGATGCTTCCCGCGGCCCCGACCAGCGCGCCGGCGATGATCAGCGGCGTGCTGTCGATGACGAACCCGGCCATCGCGACCGCCGTGCCGGTGAAGGCGTTGAGCAGCGAGATGACCACGGGCATGTCGGCGCCGCCGATCGGCAGCGTGCCGCAGACGCCGAGCCCGAGTGCGGCCACGGTCAGTACGCAGAGGA
This genomic interval from Mycobacteriales bacterium contains the following:
- a CDS encoding DUF6596 domain-containing protein: MSDTTAVEDVLRDLAPQVLAVLVRRYGGFDTCEDAVQEALLAASVQWPADGVPANPKGWLITVAARRWTELWRNETARRRREESATSLTPDAVPGSAVDDTLTLLMLCCHPSLSETSQVALTLRAVGGLTTPEIARALLVPESTVAQRISRAKRQIKASGAEFRMPAEAERAARMAAVRAVLYLIFNEGYTASSGTQLHRVELSGEAIRLTRQLRDRLPEDGEVAGLLALMLLTDARRRARTDGDGALVPLAEQDRSTWDTQAIAEGVALITATLATAPVGPYQLQAAIAAVHDEASRAVDTDWPQILVLYDLLDTVAPGPMVTLGRIVGVAMVDGPRAGLEQLAAATVDPALAGSHRVDAVRAHLLELAGDRPAARACYERAAQRTLSIPEQRYLQARAQRLGAG
- a CDS encoding NAD(P)(+) transhydrogenase (Re/Si-specific) subunit beta — its product is MSGFDTTVHILYLVAAVCFVAGLHLMTSPASARRGNEVSAAGMALAIVTTVAMLIHQHAITAVATTVLVVGLAGGGAAGLLTARRVKLTAMPQLVSLFNAVGGGAAGLIAFGDAIHHTGSLTLADLPIRTTLTTFLDLLIGGVTFSGSLVAAGKLAGRIPGRPLTFTGARALNLILAIVAVGSGVTYAAGYGGVPILCVLTVAALGLGVCGTLPIGGADMPVVISLLNAFTGTAVAMAGFVIDSTPLIIAGALVGAAGSILTKLMADAMNRSLVSIIAGGFGTGDEEAGAPATLGGATAREVTVDDAALQLAYASKVVIVPGYGLAAAQAQGEAVKLAEALIDHGVDVTYGIHPVAGRMPGHMNVLLAEADAPYPLLRDLEEINPQFATTDVVLVVGANDVTNPAARRPGNAVSGMPILDVDKARSTIVIKRSLGHGYAGIDNELYVAPRTAMLFGDAKAALAALLAGLRAYVH